GCGTTTCTCTGCTTCCTGAACCTCAGCGCGCTGAACGTCGCGCTGCCCTCGGTGGCGCGCAGCCTGCAGGCATCGCCGTCGCAGGCGAGCTGGATTCTGCTGTCTTACATGCTGGTCAGCACCGTGTTCATCCTGAGCTTCGGGAGGCTGGCCGACCTGTGGGGGCGGCGTCGGCTCTTTCTTTCGGGTCTGGGGCTTTTCCTGGTGGCCTGTGCGGCCTGTGCGGCCGCGACGAGCTTCGGCGCCCTGCTGCTCTTTCGCATTTGCCAAGCGGTGGGTGCGGCCGGTGTCATGGCCAACGCCAGCGCCTTGGTGGGCGATGGATTCGGCCGCAAGCGGGTGGGCCTGGCGCTCGGCGTGCTCGCGATGGTGGCTGCGCTGGCGCAGGTCCTGGGACCGCTGGCCGGCGGCTTTGTCGTGTCGTGGTGGGGCTGGCGTGTGCTCTTCATGCTGAATGTGCCGATCGGGTTTGGCGTGCTGGCATGGTCGTGGCGGGTTCTGCCGAAGAGCGCGGCAATGTCCAAGGCCGAGCGCTTCGACCGGGCCGGCGCCTTGCTGTCGCTCGCGGGGCTCGGCGGCGTGATCTATGCGCTCTCGATGGCCGGAACGCGCGGCTGGGCAAGCACGCCGGTGTGGGCTTTCATGCTCACCGGGGTGGGCGCCCTGCTCGTGTTCATCAGAATTCAACAGCGCGCGGCCAGCCCTTTGGTCGACCCGGCCTTGTTCAGGGACTCGGGGCGTCGCACGGCCTACGCGGGCATCCTGCTCCTGTCGATGTCGCAGGCCGCGCCGTTGCTGCTCGTGGCCCTGTATCTCCAGGCATGCGCAGGCCTGGCGCCATCGGAGGCTGGCATGCGCATCGCACCGGTCGCGCTGGGGATGCTGATGGCCGCGCCCATCGCCGGCAGCCTGACGCGGCGCTTCTCGCCCGACGTCCTCTGCGTGAGCGGTCTGCTGCTCGCCGCAGGTGCGCTGCTCCTGTTGGCGGGCATGCTGCAGCCAGCCATCGGTGCCGGGCCGCTGGCCGCCTGCCTGTGGATGCTGGGCCTGGGTATCGGGAGCTTCGTGACACCCAACAACGCGTCGATTCTGCAAAGCGTGGCGCCGCAGCGCCGGGGCATTGCGAACGGTGTGCGCTCGACCCTGCAGAACACCGGGATCATGACGGGAACCGCCCTCACACTGAGCGTGGCGCTGGCCGGGCTGCCCTACAGTTCGCAGCGCATGATTCTCGGGAATGGCGGTGCGGGTCTGTCGGGCGTCGATGTCGCCACATTCACGCAGGGGGCCAGAAATGCGCTTGCGATGCTCGCCTGCCTTTGCCTTGTGGGTGCGGCGCTGATCGCAAAAAACTACCGCCGTACGACGGCTTCTGTTCTGAGCGGCAGGAGCTCGAGGCCCTGACGCTGCGACGCAAGCGGGCGCAAGCCCTTGCGCGGCAGGAGCGCATCGTGCTGGCCTGCGCCGACGGCTCGTGTCGATGCCGTTGATCGCCGGGCCGCCTGGCGATCAGCGCGCGAGCCGCGGCCCCGCCATGATGATGCACATGCCCAGCAGACTCACCGCGACGCCGATCCAGTCGGTCAGCGTCGGCTGCACCTTGTCGATGGCCCAGAGCCAGACGACGGCCACGCCGACATAGACACCACCGTACGCGGCGTACACGCGCCCGGCGGCGGTCGGATGCAGCGACAGCAGCCAGGCGAACAGCGCCAGGGCGAGCGCGGCCGGAACCAACAGCCAGGCCGAGCGGCCCTGCTTGAGCCACAGGTACGGCAGGTAGCAGCCGACGATCTCGGCCAC
The sequence above is drawn from the Variovorax sp. J2L1-78 genome and encodes:
- a CDS encoding YnfA family protein, which encodes MELLKTLGLFVVTAVAEIVGCYLPYLWLKQGRSAWLLVPAALALALFAWLLSLHPTAAGRVYAAYGGVYVGVAVVWLWAIDKVQPTLTDWIGVAVSLLGMCIIMAGPRLAR
- a CDS encoding MFS transporter gives rise to the protein MSEAAPQDQERAAWAVLVVASLGAFLCFLNLSALNVALPSVARSLQASPSQASWILLSYMLVSTVFILSFGRLADLWGRRRLFLSGLGLFLVACAACAAATSFGALLLFRICQAVGAAGVMANASALVGDGFGRKRVGLALGVLAMVAALAQVLGPLAGGFVVSWWGWRVLFMLNVPIGFGVLAWSWRVLPKSAAMSKAERFDRAGALLSLAGLGGVIYALSMAGTRGWASTPVWAFMLTGVGALLVFIRIQQRAASPLVDPALFRDSGRRTAYAGILLLSMSQAAPLLLVALYLQACAGLAPSEAGMRIAPVALGMLMAAPIAGSLTRRFSPDVLCVSGLLLAAGALLLLAGMLQPAIGAGPLAACLWMLGLGIGSFVTPNNASILQSVAPQRRGIANGVRSTLQNTGIMTGTALTLSVALAGLPYSSQRMILGNGGAGLSGVDVATFTQGARNALAMLACLCLVGAALIAKNYRRTTASVLSGRSSRP